The Antarcticibacterium sp. 1MA-6-2 genome has a window encoding:
- a CDS encoding class I SAM-dependent methyltransferase — MNVKLAYNLWASQYDSNKNRTRDLEALSLRSALAHISFKECLEIGCGTGKNTEWLLTKAEKITAVDLSDEMLARAQKKVSFERVQFVQADITEEWNFIDNTKYDLVVFSLVLEHIENLNPIFEKVSQILHSEGMVYLGELHPFKQYLGTKARFETEMGLQEVNCFTHHISDFTRATEKNGLELIKLEEHFDNPEKSTPPRILALLFRKKKP, encoded by the coding sequence ATGAATGTTAAACTGGCATACAACCTTTGGGCTAGCCAATATGACAGTAACAAGAACAGAACCCGCGACCTTGAGGCTTTATCTTTGAGATCTGCTTTGGCACACATTTCATTTAAGGAGTGTTTGGAAATTGGATGTGGAACGGGCAAAAATACTGAATGGCTACTAACAAAGGCAGAAAAAATTACTGCAGTCGACCTTTCTGATGAAATGCTTGCCAGAGCGCAGAAAAAGGTGAGTTTTGAGAGAGTGCAATTTGTTCAGGCAGATATTACTGAAGAATGGAATTTCATCGATAACACAAAATACGATCTGGTAGTTTTTAGTCTTGTTCTGGAGCATATCGAAAATCTGAATCCCATATTTGAAAAAGTTTCCCAAATTTTACATTCCGAAGGAATGGTTTATCTGGGGGAACTTCATCCATTTAAGCAGTACCTCGGCACAAAAGCAAGATTTGAAACAGAGATGGGCCTACAGGAAGTAAATTGTTTCACTCATCACATTTCAGACTTTACCCGGGCCACTGAAAAAAACGGACTGGAACTTATCAAATTGGAGGAGCATTTTGATAATCCTGAAAAATCTACACCACCACGAATTCTTGCCCTTCTCTTTAGAAAAAAGAAACCCTAA
- a CDS encoding DUF5606 domain-containing protein translates to MGLEKILSISGKPGLYELTAQTRGGFVAKSITEGKKISVSVRNNVSLLSEIAVYTYSEEVPLGTIFQKIYEKEDGGQAIDHKASKKELENYFAEVLPDYDVDRVYQSDIKKIIQWYNLLVSNGFTDFSKESDKESTEEADKTKEKVDKTKDEEE, encoded by the coding sequence ATGGGTTTAGAAAAAATATTATCAATTTCCGGTAAACCGGGATTATATGAATTAACGGCACAAACAAGAGGAGGTTTTGTAGCAAAATCTATAACTGAAGGAAAAAAGATTTCAGTTAGTGTACGTAACAATGTAAGCCTCTTAAGTGAAATAGCGGTTTATACTTATTCTGAAGAAGTGCCTTTGGGGACAATTTTTCAGAAAATATATGAGAAAGAAGATGGAGGACAGGCTATAGATCACAAGGCATCGAAAAAAGAACTTGAGAATTATTTTGCTGAAGTCCTACCTGATTATGATGTTGACAGAGTTTACCAGAGCGATATCAAAAAAATTATTCAATGGTATAATCTTTTGGTTAGCAATGGATTTACTGATTTTTCTAAGGAATCTGACAAAGAATCCACCGAAGAAGCAGATAAAACTAAAGAGAAAGTAGATAAAACAAAAGACGAAGAGGAATAG
- the def gene encoding peptide deformylase — MILPIVAYGDPVLRKKAKEIEEDYPNLKELIENMWETMYEAYGVGLAAPQIGLPIRLFIIDPTAFSEDESLEESEKAVLKDLKKVFINAEIISEEGEEWAFNEGCLSIPDVREDVFRKPKITIEYQDENFDTHREVYEGVAARVIQHEYDHIEGILFTDKLSSLKKRLIKGKLSNISKGKIQCDYRMRFPAMKKGR; from the coding sequence ATGATTTTACCGATTGTAGCTTATGGAGATCCTGTTCTCAGGAAAAAAGCGAAAGAAATAGAAGAGGACTATCCTAACTTAAAAGAGCTTATTGAAAATATGTGGGAAACCATGTACGAAGCCTACGGCGTTGGGCTTGCGGCACCGCAAATAGGACTTCCCATACGTCTTTTTATTATTGATCCTACGGCATTTTCTGAAGATGAATCTCTGGAAGAGTCTGAAAAGGCAGTTTTAAAAGATCTAAAAAAGGTTTTTATAAATGCTGAGATAATTAGTGAAGAAGGGGAGGAGTGGGCTTTTAATGAAGGATGTCTTAGTATTCCTGATGTTCGGGAAGACGTATTCCGGAAACCTAAGATTACTATAGAATATCAGGATGAAAACTTTGATACACATCGGGAAGTATACGAAGGGGTAGCTGCCAGGGTCATTCAGCATGAGTACGATCATATTGAAGGGATCCTGTTTACTGATAAACTCTCAAGCCTGAAGAAAAGGCTTATAAAGGGGAAACTCAGCAATATATCAAAAGGGAAGATACAGTGCGATTACAGGATGCGCTTTCCGGCAATGAAAAAAGGCCGTTGA
- the ruvX gene encoding Holliday junction resolvase RuvX, whose amino-acid sequence MARIMALDYGMKRTGIAVTDEMQIIASGLGTVPTAELMPYLEKYFKEENVELVLVGEPKQMDNTASQSEGAILEFLKKFQEKFPQMEMKRVDERFTSKMAVRTMIDSGLKKKKRQDKSLLDEISATIILQSYLYK is encoded by the coding sequence ATGGCGAGAATAATGGCTCTAGATTACGGGATGAAACGCACAGGAATAGCAGTGACTGATGAGATGCAGATCATTGCTTCCGGACTGGGGACAGTTCCTACTGCAGAGTTGATGCCTTACCTGGAGAAATATTTTAAGGAAGAAAATGTGGAGCTTGTCCTTGTAGGGGAACCTAAGCAAATGGATAATACAGCTTCCCAAAGTGAAGGCGCTATTCTTGAATTTTTGAAGAAGTTTCAGGAAAAATTTCCGCAGATGGAGATGAAGAGAGTTGATGAACGCTTTACTTCAAAAATGGCTGTAAGAACTATGATTGACAGCGGATTGAAAAAGAAGAAGCGTCAGGATAAGTCCCTGCTTGATGAGATAAGCGCGACTATTATTCTTCAGTCATATTTATATAAATAA
- a CDS encoding 2,3,4,5-tetrahydropyridine-2,6-dicarboxylate N-succinyltransferase, protein MKNLQEQIEKAWEDRSLLGESNTIDAIRRVIHLLDSGELRVAEPTSNGWQVNEWVKKAVVLYFPIQKMKTLEAGIFEYHDKMPLKTGYAEKGIRVVPNAVARYGAYISSGVILMPSYVNIGAYVDEGTMVDTWATVGSCAQIGKNVHLSGGVGIGGVLEPLQAAPVIIEDNAFIGSRCIVVEGIRVEKEAVLGANVVLTASTKIIDVTGDEPKEFKGYVPSRSVVIPGSYTKKFPAGEYQVPCALIIGKRKESTNKKTSLNDALREYNVAV, encoded by the coding sequence ATGAAAAATTTACAGGAACAGATCGAGAAAGCCTGGGAAGACAGAAGTCTCCTCGGCGAATCAAATACTATAGATGCCATTCGCAGGGTAATCCATCTCCTGGATTCAGGAGAATTACGCGTTGCCGAGCCTACTTCAAATGGCTGGCAGGTAAATGAATGGGTGAAAAAAGCAGTGGTTCTTTATTTCCCTATTCAAAAAATGAAAACCCTGGAAGCCGGAATATTCGAGTACCACGATAAGATGCCTCTCAAGACAGGATATGCTGAAAAAGGGATAAGAGTAGTGCCTAATGCAGTGGCAAGATACGGTGCATATATTTCGTCAGGAGTGATATTGATGCCGAGCTATGTCAACATTGGCGCTTATGTAGACGAAGGGACAATGGTAGACACATGGGCGACAGTGGGAAGCTGCGCTCAAATAGGAAAAAATGTTCACCTGAGCGGTGGAGTTGGTATTGGGGGAGTTCTGGAGCCTTTACAGGCTGCACCTGTAATTATTGAAGATAATGCTTTTATAGGCTCAAGATGTATTGTGGTAGAGGGAATAAGAGTAGAAAAAGAAGCCGTTCTTGGAGCTAATGTCGTTCTAACAGCCTCTACTAAGATTATTGATGTTACAGGAGACGAACCAAAGGAATTTAAAGGTTATGTCCCATCAAGATCTGTGGTGATTCCCGGAAGTTATACCAAAAAATTTCCTGCAGGAGAATACCAGGTGCCTTGTGCTTTAATTATTGGAAAAAGAAAAGAGAGCACCAACAAAAAAACATCCTTAAATGATGCACTAAGGGAATATAACGTGGCGGTTTAA
- a CDS encoding IS110 family transposase, with amino-acid sequence MKKLVVGIDISMNDFHACIKLRTENDVIKIKGTRTFENTEKGFQEFYSWALKQQKNNYSLKFVMEATGIYYENLAYFLYANDQNVSVVLANKIKNYAKSLNIKTKTDKGDSKMISFGIERKLEEWQPMSPGYKDLRDLCRELLSIKKEKQRAQSQLHALEKSHRKLEVVLKLKREQIEFFEKAIKLIKKDIKAKVNQDVVLKEKIRKIKTTPGLGFETAVILVCETNGFALFNNISQLVSYAGLDVTQNESGKYKGKTRISKRGNTRIRQALYMPSMSAVQANEPIKKLYERVKERNPDIKRKGIVAGMRKLLILAYTLWKKDEEYRKDYDWTQSKKENKSINQIPKKAEPKAPH; translated from the coding sequence ATGAAAAAGCTTGTGGTTGGCATTGATATCTCTATGAATGATTTTCATGCCTGTATTAAATTAAGAACAGAAAATGATGTTATTAAGATTAAAGGCACCCGTACTTTTGAAAATACAGAAAAAGGATTCCAGGAATTCTATTCTTGGGCTTTAAAACAGCAAAAGAATAATTATTCTCTCAAGTTCGTAATGGAGGCCACAGGGATCTATTATGAGAATCTGGCATATTTTCTATATGCTAATGACCAGAATGTATCTGTAGTGCTGGCTAATAAAATCAAGAACTACGCTAAGAGCCTTAATATCAAAACAAAAACAGACAAGGGTGACTCAAAGATGATTAGTTTTGGAATAGAAAGAAAACTGGAAGAATGGCAACCAATGTCCCCAGGCTATAAAGATCTTAGGGATCTATGTAGAGAACTTCTTAGTATTAAAAAAGAAAAGCAACGAGCCCAATCGCAACTTCATGCCCTTGAAAAGTCTCATAGAAAGCTGGAAGTCGTTTTAAAATTAAAGAGAGAACAAATTGAATTCTTTGAAAAAGCCATTAAGCTCATTAAAAAAGATATTAAAGCCAAGGTAAATCAGGATGTGGTTTTAAAAGAGAAAATAAGAAAAATAAAAACCACCCCAGGATTAGGGTTTGAAACAGCAGTGATTTTAGTATGTGAAACAAATGGATTTGCTCTTTTTAATAACATTAGCCAATTGGTAAGCTATGCGGGATTAGATGTAACACAAAATGAGTCTGGAAAATATAAAGGGAAAACAAGAATCTCAAAACGAGGTAACACAAGGATACGCCAGGCTTTATATATGCCTTCTATGAGTGCTGTTCAAGCTAATGAGCCTATTAAAAAATTATATGAAAGAGTGAAAGAGAGAAATCCAGATATTAAAAGAAAAGGCATAGTAGCCGGAATGAGAAAATTATTGATCCTTGCCTATACCCTCTGGAAAAAAGATGAAGAATATAGAAAGGATTATGACTGGACCCAATCAAAAAAAGAAAATAAAAGTATAAACCAAATTCCAAAAAAAGCGGAGCCCAAAGCCCCGCACTAG
- a CDS encoding glycosyltransferase family 9 protein, with amino-acid sequence MIGDVLTSSILFEALKKEYPKAELHYLIYRHTLAVVENNPFIDKIIPFDKQTEKPLRLYTFLKGIKREKYDVIIDVYSKIGTAIISSSSGAKITVSYDKWYTRKFYTHTVSRNTKAETAA; translated from the coding sequence ATGATTGGGGACGTACTTACGTCCTCAATTTTATTTGAAGCTCTGAAAAAAGAGTATCCTAAAGCTGAACTGCATTATCTTATATACAGACATACCCTCGCTGTTGTAGAAAATAATCCTTTTATAGACAAAATTATTCCGTTTGATAAACAAACTGAGAAACCTCTTAGGCTTTATACTTTTCTTAAGGGAATTAAGCGGGAAAAATATGATGTCATCATTGATGTTTATTCGAAAATAGGAACGGCAATCATTTCTTCTTCTTCCGGAGCAAAAATTACTGTTTCCTACGACAAATGGTACACCCGTAAATTTTATACCCATACCGTCTCTCGAAATACCAAAGCGGAAACTGCGGCTTAA
- a CDS encoding glycosyltransferase family 9 protein, whose protein sequence is MKPKIYLTEAEIEQAKDTLRNAGISSEKLLLMVSVLGSSTEKTYPHKYLATLLNQIVEETEAQLLFNYIPNQLEDAQQIFRYCKSKTQEHIFLNVFGKSLREFMGLTSQCDALFGNEGGAVNMAKALDVPSFAIFSPAVNKEDWSLFESEENVAVHLKDFQPDLFPEESKSTLKKRSAELYLEFTPEFISEKLSTFLKILPKEKKPEGKTT, encoded by the coding sequence ATTAAACCGAAGATTTATCTTACAGAAGCAGAAATTGAGCAGGCAAAGGATACGCTCCGAAATGCAGGAATATCATCAGAAAAACTGCTGCTAATGGTTTCTGTTCTTGGAAGTTCTACTGAAAAAACATATCCTCACAAATACCTGGCAACTCTTCTGAATCAAATAGTTGAGGAAACAGAGGCTCAGCTTCTTTTCAATTATATTCCTAATCAGCTGGAGGATGCGCAACAGATTTTTAGATACTGTAAATCTAAGACACAGGAACACATATTCCTAAATGTTTTTGGTAAGAGCCTCAGGGAATTTATGGGTTTAACTTCACAATGCGATGCATTATTTGGCAACGAAGGCGGTGCTGTAAACATGGCTAAAGCTCTGGATGTTCCTAGCTTTGCTATTTTTTCGCCAGCAGTTAATAAGGAGGACTGGTCTCTTTTTGAAAGTGAAGAGAACGTTGCGGTACATCTAAAAGATTTTCAGCCAGACCTATTTCCTGAGGAATCAAAAAGCACCCTCAAAAAAAGATCGGCTGAACTTTATTTAGAGTTTACACCGGAATTTATTTCAGAGAAACTGTCAACATTTTTGAAGATTCTTCCGAAGGAGAAAAAACCAGAAGGAAAAACCACCTAG
- a CDS encoding lipopolysaccharide kinase InaA family protein, with amino-acid sequence MEWTFSPFFKAAADRKRIKFFVHEFSEQGMLLNDGQRNSIKLFILGEKTINIKSFKIPNAVNKIAYRFFRKSKAERSFAYAEHLLSKNIGTPQPIAYAEEKSVVAFQRSYYVSEHLEYNLTYRELVQEPDFPDNEKILRAFTRFTYDLHEKGVEFLDHSPGNTLIQLNGGAYKFYLVDLNRMNFKELNFEERMKNFSRLTPKKEMVEVMANEYSKLINKPEAEVFGKMWLYTVQFQEKFQRKQRMKKKIKFWKGD; translated from the coding sequence ATGGAATGGACATTTTCCCCTTTTTTTAAGGCAGCGGCAGACAGAAAGAGAATTAAATTCTTTGTGCACGAATTTTCTGAGCAGGGAATGCTGCTAAATGATGGACAACGTAACAGTATTAAACTGTTTATACTTGGAGAGAAAACAATAAATATTAAATCGTTTAAAATACCCAATGCCGTTAATAAGATAGCTTACAGGTTTTTTAGAAAATCTAAAGCTGAACGTTCATTTGCTTATGCAGAACATCTTCTCTCGAAAAATATAGGGACTCCTCAACCCATTGCTTATGCTGAAGAAAAGTCTGTCGTTGCTTTTCAAAGAAGCTACTACGTTAGTGAGCACCTGGAATATAATCTGACCTATCGGGAGCTGGTGCAGGAGCCGGACTTTCCTGATAATGAGAAAATTTTGCGTGCTTTCACGAGGTTCACTTATGATCTTCATGAAAAAGGGGTGGAGTTTCTTGACCATTCTCCGGGAAACACCCTTATACAATTAAATGGAGGAGCTTATAAATTCTATCTTGTAGATCTTAACAGGATGAACTTTAAGGAACTCAATTTTGAGGAGAGGATGAAAAATTTCTCCCGGCTTACTCCAAAGAAAGAAATGGTGGAAGTCATGGCCAATGAATATTCCAAATTAATAAACAAACCTGAAGCCGAAGTATTCGGGAAAATGTGGTTATACACGGTACAATTTCAGGAGAAGTTCCAGCGGAAGCAAAGAATGAAGAAAAAGATAAAGTTTTGGAAAGGGGACTAG
- a CDS encoding glycosyltransferase, with amino-acid sequence MKVLHISTTIEWRGGDKQLLTTYEVLKNFKDIQHVVLCPKHSVLSEKCKSIGIEYFTASRKSKFSLSFLKEIIKITRQEEIDVIHVHDSIALSLSSLAIKFLPDVSLIYSRKRNNRIKNNYFKRVKYNNSRISNILCVSQAVKDVLVLRFLMILKKQKSFMMELM; translated from the coding sequence ATGAAAGTTCTACATATTTCAACTACTATAGAATGGAGGGGCGGCGACAAACAGTTGCTTACCACTTATGAAGTTTTAAAAAATTTTAAGGATATTCAACATGTCGTTCTTTGTCCAAAACATTCCGTTCTTTCCGAAAAATGTAAAAGTATAGGGATAGAGTATTTTACCGCCTCCAGGAAATCAAAATTTTCTTTATCATTTTTAAAAGAAATTATAAAAATAACACGCCAGGAAGAAATTGATGTAATTCACGTGCACGATTCTATTGCACTTAGCCTTTCATCCCTGGCAATAAAATTTTTACCGGATGTTAGCCTTATATACTCCCGAAAACGGAATAACCGAATAAAGAATAATTACTTTAAAAGAGTTAAATACAATAACTCCCGCATTTCAAATATCTTATGTGTTTCACAAGCCGTTAAAGATGTCCTTGTGCTTAGGTTCTTAATGATCCTGAAAAAGCAAAAGTCATTTATGATGGAATTGATGTAG
- a CDS encoding glycosyltransferase, whose amino-acid sequence MDAAKIILSNSDKNIKFLIIGEGPMENEIKDYCKNLDLTKDVIFTRF is encoded by the coding sequence TTGGATGCGGCCAAAATAATCCTGAGTAACAGTGACAAAAACATTAAATTTTTAATAATCGGTGAGGGTCCCATGGAGAATGAAATAAAGGATTATTGTAAAAATTTAGATCTGACAAAAGATGTGATATTCACTAGGTTTTAG
- a CDS encoding glycosyltransferase family 4 protein, whose product MHKVLPEFDLFLISSDTEGLPLSVLEAFACKIPVVATAAGGTGEAVKNRETGMLSPVKDAAKLAENALEVINDPSLKELLIESAYHMVSTYFTLDVMQREYYSFYKNLKEIREQKI is encoded by the coding sequence GTGCATAAAGTACTTCCGGAATTTGATCTTTTTCTTATTTCTTCGGACACTGAAGGATTACCACTATCTGTCCTGGAAGCATTTGCCTGTAAAATACCAGTGGTCGCCACAGCGGCAGGTGGAACAGGAGAAGCAGTAAAGAACAGGGAAACAGGAATGCTGTCTCCGGTTAAAGATGCGGCCAAACTTGCTGAAAATGCCCTTGAGGTAATTAACGATCCATCCCTTAAAGAACTTCTTATAGAAAGCGCTTATCATATGGTTTCCACATATTTTACACTGGACGTAATGCAGCGGGAGTATTATTCCTTTTATAAAAACCTTAAAGAAATACGCGAGCAAAAAATCTAA
- a CDS encoding glycosyltransferase family 2 protein encodes MRTALLISTYNWPEALEVVLKSVKRQVQLPDEILIADDGSGKETQNIIEQFQNSLSIPIKHFWQEDKGFRKSEILNKAIAQTNVDYIIQIDGDCIVHPFFVQDHRNTAQEGSYVFGSRVNIKPSAVPGIYKNKHTHFSVLSPSIKNRTRNFHIPILQKIYTPKPTFSTKTRGCNLAYWRKDFIGVNGYDEAMEGWGREDTEFVWRMVNKGIYGKRLRYGGIVYHIFHPENSRNNLDKNDKIQKATEREKRTWCNDGIDKYLRA; translated from the coding sequence ATGAGAACAGCCTTACTAATATCCACCTATAACTGGCCGGAAGCTTTAGAAGTTGTGCTAAAAAGTGTGAAAAGGCAGGTTCAGTTGCCCGATGAAATTCTCATTGCAGATGATGGATCTGGAAAGGAAACGCAAAATATAATTGAACAATTTCAGAATTCTCTTTCAATACCTATTAAACATTTTTGGCAGGAGGATAAAGGATTTAGAAAATCAGAGATCTTAAATAAAGCTATAGCTCAAACTAATGTTGATTATATTATTCAAATAGACGGAGATTGTATTGTACATCCTTTTTTTGTTCAGGATCATCGTAATACTGCTCAGGAAGGATCTTATGTTTTTGGTTCCCGTGTCAATATAAAACCTTCTGCCGTACCTGGTATTTATAAAAATAAACATACCCATTTTTCCGTCTTGTCACCTTCAATAAAAAACCGCACACGTAATTTTCACATCCCGATCCTGCAAAAGATTTACACACCCAAACCTACATTTTCCACTAAAACCCGTGGCTGTAATCTGGCTTACTGGAGAAAAGATTTTATTGGGGTAAACGGTTATGATGAAGCTATGGAAGGTTGGGGTAGAGAAGATACTGAATTTGTCTGGCGAATGGTAAATAAGGGAATTTACGGTAAAAGGTTACGCTATGGAGGCATAGTATATCATATTTTTCACCCGGAGAATTCAAGGAATAATCTGGATAAAAATGATAAAATACAGAAAGCGACTGAGCGTGAGAAAAGAACCTGGTGTAACGATGGAATTGATAAATATCTTAGAGCTTAA
- a CDS encoding glycosyltransferase family 4 protein: MNILHFSAVKSWGGGGNYIENLVYELSKSNPEVKSLIVVARDGQFHDRLKNSQFLYSTVPLAINVDPRAVFKLISLCKKHRIDLVHLHGATSLTLAVIATKMAELPPFIFSKKTSFPIKNRKRTLFKYNHPQIKKIICVSEEVRRITESAIVDKEKLVTIYDGTRTDEKPISQSYELRKMLNLSAETKIIGHIGNHIKAKDLETWIAAINELVNIRKNQNLFFVQIGTFSKLTPAIQQKVEEYNLEESIKILGYLPDASAFMPEFEILMLSSKSEGLPQVIFEAAKYKVLMVSTNVGGIPEFIDHKVNGLLSGKEDAVGLAENVEVLLANPELGKTFAERSHKKLFPEFSTEYMAQKTLQEYRKVLKSRH, from the coding sequence ATGAATATTCTCCATTTTTCAGCAGTAAAAAGTTGGGGCGGTGGTGGAAATTATATTGAAAATCTTGTCTATGAACTTTCAAAATCAAATCCGGAGGTTAAGAGTTTAATCGTAGTTGCAAGGGATGGGCAGTTTCACGATCGCCTGAAGAATAGTCAATTTTTGTATTCTACAGTTCCGCTTGCTATTAATGTAGATCCAAGAGCCGTATTTAAACTTATCTCCCTTTGTAAAAAACATAGAATTGATTTGGTCCATCTGCATGGAGCGACTTCGTTAACTCTGGCTGTTATTGCAACAAAAATGGCTGAATTACCTCCCTTCATCTTCAGTAAAAAAACATCTTTTCCTATCAAAAACAGGAAGCGAACTCTTTTCAAATACAACCACCCCCAAATAAAGAAGATAATTTGTGTTTCCGAAGAAGTCCGCAGAATAACAGAATCTGCAATTGTTGATAAGGAGAAGTTAGTGACCATCTATGATGGCACCAGAACAGATGAAAAGCCGATTTCTCAGTCTTATGAACTTCGGAAAATGTTGAACCTTTCAGCAGAAACAAAGATAATTGGACATATAGGAAACCATATTAAAGCAAAAGATCTTGAAACCTGGATTGCTGCGATTAACGAATTGGTGAATATCAGAAAGAACCAAAATCTATTCTTCGTCCAAATAGGTACTTTTTCGAAGTTGACTCCGGCCATTCAACAGAAGGTAGAAGAATATAATCTGGAGGAATCTATAAAGATTTTGGGTTACTTACCCGATGCTTCTGCCTTTATGCCAGAATTTGAAATACTGATGCTCAGTTCAAAAAGCGAAGGTCTTCCGCAGGTAATCTTTGAAGCAGCTAAATATAAAGTGCTTATGGTAAGTACAAACGTAGGTGGAATTCCGGAATTTATAGATCATAAAGTCAACGGACTCCTTTCCGGAAAGGAAGATGCTGTGGGATTAGCTGAAAATGTTGAAGTACTTTTGGCAAATCCTGAATTAGGTAAGACCTTTGCAGAAAGGAGCCATAAAAAATTATTTCCGGAATTTTCGACAGAATATATGGCTCAAAAGACTTTACAGGAATACCGCAAAGTCTTAAAGAGCAGGCACTGA
- a CDS encoding polysaccharide pyruvyl transferase family protein, which yields MKRIFPFVKNLLTSPARSLKKREVRDGIINTPQKNRSIANIYRIDTDNVGDYYSSPKNYFKELGDIEVDIFDFKKRYSNNIKEVISNNSLVIGGGGLLNRSSFELQMKTFEQLKLKGKKTVLWGVGHNSKHKKDFSKLQEYNIDPNNFGLAGIRDYSLSKNWVPCVSCLNPVFDKKYDTTQEIGVVLHKSTLKNSRIPLIFQDFPAISNTENLEDFVNFIGSSETIITDSYHAMYWGVLLNRKVVVVPNSSKFFDFKYPPVISTYKSSIKDTRNAQSYTGALDDCRERNKKFSEQVFNYLNL from the coding sequence ATGAAAAGAATTTTCCCCTTTGTAAAAAATCTACTTACCTCCCCTGCCCGCTCGTTGAAAAAAAGAGAGGTTAGAGACGGGATAATAAATACTCCTCAAAAAAACAGGAGCATTGCCAATATTTACAGGATAGATACAGATAATGTGGGAGACTATTACAGTTCTCCAAAGAATTACTTTAAAGAACTCGGAGATATTGAAGTAGACATTTTTGACTTTAAAAAAAGGTATTCTAATAATATTAAGGAAGTAATTTCAAACAACTCCCTCGTAATCGGGGGAGGCGGGCTCCTGAACAGAAGCAGCTTTGAACTGCAAATGAAGACATTTGAACAGCTAAAATTAAAAGGTAAAAAGACAGTTTTATGGGGGGTAGGACACAATTCCAAACACAAAAAAGACTTTTCAAAATTACAGGAGTATAATATCGACCCAAATAATTTTGGTCTTGCAGGTATACGGGATTACAGCCTCAGCAAAAACTGGGTGCCCTGCGTTAGCTGCCTTAATCCTGTTTTTGATAAAAAATACGACACTACACAGGAAATTGGAGTAGTACTACATAAAAGCACCCTGAAAAACTCTCGTATCCCACTTATTTTTCAGGACTTTCCTGCTATATCTAATACAGAAAACCTGGAGGATTTTGTCAACTTTATTGGTAGCAGTGAAACTATCATTACTGATAGTTACCACGCTATGTACTGGGGTGTTTTGCTTAATAGAAAGGTGGTGGTTGTACCAAATTCTTCTAAATTTTTCGATTTTAAATATCCACCTGTTATTTCCACATATAAGTCTTCTATAAAAGATACGCGAAATGCTCAGAGTTACACCGGGGCCCTGGATGATTGCAGAGAGCGAAACAAAAAATTTTCAGAACAGGTTTTTAACTATTTAAATTTATAA
- a CDS encoding L-threonylcarbamoyladenylate synthase produces the protein MKEEIENTLEVLKKGGIILYPTDTVWGIGCDATNPTAVEKVYKLKKRSETKAMICLVNSVKMLEQYVDQVPEPAYDIIDFSDKPTTIIYDNPLRVANNLVAADNTLAIRVVKEEFCEKLIYKFRRPLVSTSANISGEPSPESFSQIAPEILKGVDYVVNLQRSKTSNKPSAIIRIGNDLSVKVIRK, from the coding sequence ATGAAGGAAGAGATTGAAAATACCCTGGAGGTTCTTAAAAAAGGAGGTATTATATTATATCCCACAGATACTGTTTGGGGAATTGGATGCGACGCTACTAATCCTACTGCCGTGGAGAAAGTTTATAAGCTTAAAAAGCGCAGCGAAACTAAAGCCATGATTTGCCTTGTTAACAGTGTAAAGATGCTGGAGCAGTATGTAGACCAGGTTCCTGAACCTGCATATGACATTATAGACTTTTCTGACAAACCTACTACCATAATCTATGATAATCCATTACGCGTAGCCAATAATTTAGTGGCGGCAGATAACACCCTCGCAATACGAGTAGTGAAAGAGGAATTTTGTGAAAAACTGATCTATAAATTCAGGAGGCCACTAGTTTCTACTTCGGCAAATATAAGCGGAGAACCTTCCCCCGAATCTTTTTCCCAAATAGCCCCTGAAATTTTAAAAGGTGTGGACTATGTAGTAAATTTGCAGCGTTCAAAAACATCAAATAAACCTTCGGCCATTATCAGGATTGGAAATGACCTAAGTGTGAAAGTGATCCGAAAATAA